The following coding sequences are from one Epinephelus fuscoguttatus linkage group LG7, E.fuscoguttatus.final_Chr_v1 window:
- the nmnat1 gene encoding nicotinamide/nicotinic acid mononucleotide adenylyltransferase 1, whose translation MDDHNLTKVVLLACGSFNPITNMHLRMFELARDHLEDTGQYRVVKGIISPVGDGYKKKGLIEACHRLEMARLSTENSDWITVDSWESMQPDWVETAKVIRHHYDELLAAEQNNDDVDTVKYAKKRRIEENFTEGSSHHKRRDGPQLMLLCGADVLESFGVPNLWKQEDIAEIVGHYGLVCITRSGNDPHKFINQSDILWKHRKNIHVVHEWVTNEISATHVRRSLRRRRSVRYLLPDAVLYYIQEHGLYSAESEQKNAEVVLAPLQRYTAASSS comes from the exons ATGGATGATCACAATTTAACCAAAGTGGTCCTGCTGGCCTGCGGGTCCTTCAACCCCATCACCAACATGCACCTGAGGATGTTTGAACTGGCTCGAGATCATCTGGAGGACACAG GTCAGTACAGGGTGGTGAAAGGCATCATCTCTCCAGTGGGTGATGGCTACAAGAAGAAGGGTTTGATCGAGGCCTGCCACCGCCTGGAGATGGCCAGATTGTCCACAGAAAACTCAGACTGGATCACAGTAGATTCCTGGGAGAGTATGCAGCCAGATTGGGTGGAGACAGCTAAAGTCATTCG GCATCATTATGATGAGCTGCTTGCAGCAGAGCAGAACAACGATGATGTGGACACGGTCAAGTACGCAAAAAAGAGACGCATAGAGGAGAATTTTACTGAGGGTTCATCTCATCACAAAAGGAGAG ATGGTCCTCAGCTCATGTTGCTGTGTGGGGCTGATGTCCTGGAGTCCTTTGGCGTCCCCAACCTGTGGAAGCAGGAGGATATCGCTGAGATCGTTGGCCACTACGGTTTGGTTTGCATCACCCGCAGCGGCAACGACCCCCACAAATTCATCAACCAATCAGACATACTGTGGAAGCATCGCAAGAACATCCACGTGGTCCACGAGTGGGTGACCAACGAGATCTCAGCCACTCACGTGCGCCGGTCGCTGCGTCGACGTCGGAGCGTCAGGTACCTGCTGCCAGATGCCGTGCTTTATTACATACAAGAGCACGGCCTCTACAGCGCCGAGAGCGAGCAGAAAAATGCAGAGGTGGTTCTAGCTCCCCTTCAGCGATACACAGCTGCCTCCTCGAGCTGA